From the Callospermophilus lateralis isolate mCalLat2 chromosome 10, mCalLat2.hap1, whole genome shotgun sequence genome, the window TGCACTCATCTATTAATGCACACTAGGCTGGATTAAGATTGATTGTCTATTGTGAAatgcactgctataaacattggtatgcatgtatcactataatatgctgattttagttcttttggataaataacaaggagtgggatagttgggtcatatTGTGGGTCCATTTCTGttcttctgaggaatctccaaactcttttccaaagtgtttgtactaattttcagtcccacctatAATATATGATTGTAACTTTCCTTGTACATCCTTgtcagcatttattgttatttgtattcctgATAGTTGCCATTCAAACTGGAGTGAGAAGAAATCTCAATGTATCTTTGACATGCATTTTTCTGATTACCAAAGGTATCTTACATTCTTAGAAATTTCTCAGTTGTTCTATATTTAGATTATGTAATTTATAACAAGCATTAATAGTTTAGACCATGAATTCTGGAACCAGACATCCTGGATTTGATTCCTGAGCTGAACCATTATATCTCTGTGGATAAATTAGGAAATTTATGTACtcttcaactttttattttggggttattgaaattgaaaaatagtAATAAGAGTAAAAGACTTAATACATGTGTTAAATAGTGAAATGGATACACTGAAAAGGTATTTGTTAACTAAGACAATGTGTGAGAATTCATTTGAGCATTAAGGGATACATATAAGAGATCAACAAGAGACATTATTGTTGCAATTAGCATTTAATCTATTGCAAACAGAATCTTTTTAAACAAATCTTAAACAGAAGATCTATTGGATTATATGATTTAGTTCATACGTTCAATTTGTATGCCATGAATTCTCTCAGTTCAGCCCTTTAGTGCTGACTATGACCGTAGGCTGATTTTCTTTTTGATGACTAAATAAGAGTAGGCTGTAACGAACTTCACACCTATTCATTTAGAGAGAGCAAGATGAATTttttgcagtgtgtgtgtgtgtgtgtgtgtgtgaatgtcttttaaataaaagaaactcATTTCCCAGAAACTTCCATAAAAATCACCTCTTTTGTCACAATGGCCCCTAGTAAGTGACATAGTGTTTCATCAAGAGATGTCTGGAACTCAGTGGTGGATTAGTGGTGAGGATTAGTGATGGGTGCTgttgaaataaacaataaaaaccaTGGTGCTattagaaaagggaaagaaaatcaaAGAATAAAATTCTGAGAACTGAAAATTACCATTAAAATACCATGTGTATAATATACATCCAATTCAGAGATTCTTAAACTTTTTGGTCTCTGAATTCTTTTATGGTTGTGAAACATATTTCATATCCTCAGAGACTTTGCAAATGTAGGTAATATCTGTTGATGTTTTCCAGATTAGAAATCAAAACAgaaaaactaaaaacatatttgtcattcaaagttataaaaaattaaatacatttaatTCTAACATAGGTacacaaaaaatattttgaaagaaatatttgctgaatacTCAAATATTTCAGGCACAGTTTGAGTACTGGTAATATAAAATCAGAAGTGACATGGTTGATACACACAAAGAAGGAAGTACTGAAATTTGGGAAGAAAAAATTTGATTAATTGATATGGTTAGTTACAGTCTCATATATATTGGTTATATAAAGCAaagtctttgaaaaataaaaatcttatgaTTTTCATTATGAATAGTGTTTTATAAAATACAAATTGACAACTCACCATATATAGGTACTTTTAATTTTAGAGTAAAaatgactgacactaaaaatgaaaacattcttaATTAGAAGATATTATCTTTGCATACACACTCAAACATGTTCTCCTGGAGGACCTAAAATCAATTTGAAGAACAAATTCAAATATAGTTTGCTTTCCAGAGATGATGTTGCAtaaacaaatattagtatttgagaCCTGGAAATGTGCCTTAAATTATAAGATTGTATTTTGGAATTCAAGGAATttgcaaaaaaaatattaaatagtagCATCTTCTATACATGGCAactgttatccctagtattttTGTATTTGTCAAAAATTGGAACAGATTTCACATCGGCATTCAGGCAATAGCATTTTAGTTTATATCTAATGGAATGAGGTACCTTATATTTTGAAGTACACTTTAGCAGTCCTACTTTCTACATTAATTTGACAACAATATCATCATGTTGccagaatttattattttattcctgAAACAGGTGTTTTCTACTTTCTCAATACCTGTATATTAAGAAAAAGTTATTATCAAGTTAAAATCAATTTTCCAAGGGAGATGGACAATATTTGTTTCAGAATGGTACAAAGTTATCTCTTTATCACAATTCTTTTGATGACATTTATTACTTCCTTATTTCTTAGACTATAAATAAAAGGGTTTAACAGAGGAATCACTAGAGTATAAAATACAGCAACGGGTATATCGTTATTGCCTTCTTTAAATGAATTTGGCCGAATATACATGAAGAGCAGAGAACCATAGAATATTGACACAGAGAGAAAGTGGGATGCACAAGTAGATAGagcttttcctcttccttttttgGATTTCATTGTGAATATAGTGAAAAGAATATAGAAATAAGAGATTAGTACTACAGTAATAGTAAAGATTTGAATAAACCCTGACAAAATAAGTACCATCAATTCATTGATATAAGGATTGACACAAGAAAGTCTGTATAATGGAAGGACATCACAAAAAAAGTGATTGATTTGATGAGACCCACAGAAAACCAACCTAAATAGAAGTCCTACATGAATTGTAGGGTGGAGGTGTCCAGCTATGTAGGCTCCTGTGGTCATCTGAATGCAGAGTTTCTTTGACATCAGGGTGTGGTACTGCAGTGGTCTACAtatggccacatagcggtcataaGCCATTGCTGCCAGAAGAAAGCAGTCTACAGTTTCAGCAAAACAGAAAAAATAGAATTGTGTTATACATTCATAGAGAGAAATTCTTCTGTCCTTAGAAAAGAAGTTCTGTAACATCTTGGGAGAGATGGCACAGGGACAGCAGGAATCCATGAGAGCCAGGTTGCCCAGGAAGATGTACATTGGTGTGTGAAGACGGCGCTCCATGTAAATCAAGGCCACCAACCCTAGATTCCCCACCATGGTGACCAGATAGATGGCAGAGAACACTATGAACAGAAGGGTCTTTAGGTCTGGATTATCTGTAAATCCCATGAGGATGAAATCTGTTGTTAAGGAGTAATTATCCTTAGTCATCTCTAGCTTTTCTGTTGGGAGAAAAATTATGGGCATATAATGTTCTAATTGAGAATATATAATTTTCAActatttttattcctttcatAATGGAGGAGCTTATTCTTCCAGTATCCTGTTTACTCTCAAGATTACAACTACAATTACTATTAGGAGTCATTCATTTGGTGAAAGTGTGAGCAAATATGACCTCATGGAACAACTTTTAACATTCACAAagactcctttttttttggtaccagggattgaactcaggggcatttaaccactgagcaacatccccaacccattttttaaaatatattttattagagtcagggtcttgctgagttgattagggccttgctaaattgctgaggctggcttacatacacaatctcctgcctcagtctcctgagttgcggggattacaggtgtgtgctgctgTTTCCGGATCACAAAGCAATTTTGATAATGCCTTGTGTGATACTTAAAGTATTCATTCAtgaaattataatataaaatatgggTATAATAATTAGATAATTGTACCTAGGTATTTATAGTGTCAGTGTTTGAGATCCTCTAAAATAAATTTAAGATAATTTACCTATAAATGTGCATTTTTTATTACAAGAAGCATGtttataggattaaacatttaaaaaaattcatatttcaGACATGTTAAATTTATACCTTAGAGATTGCAGAACTATCACTAAAGATGATGGAGATGACTATTCATCCTTAAAGTGAGTTACTTTGGAACATGAAAGCAATAACACTCCACGCTATTACCTTCCCTTTCCTGGTGTCACCCATTTTTACACATAATAACCCTTTCTGTTCCATGGTTTCCATTAGatatcagatattttttcccccaaatatctAAGggcgttctctctctctttttttttagtagggtataggttacatATAATGCTTTTTAATAAAGTTTGAACTGAATGTTCCAGAACACAACAATCTCCTATTCTGAATTTCAGAGCATCTCTTCTATACCTAAAACAATTTCTCCTGTATAATGTACATTGCTTTATTTTATTGCACCTATCTGAAaaaatttcaaactatattacaagcattttgagattttttttaaagtccatACTTTTGTGAAAGAAGCtgtaaaatatatggaaaaaaggcAGAATAGATTCCAATCCTAACTTGCCCTATGGGTGAATTGGTTTATCTAGTAATAATCCTTAGTAACCTCTTTGTCTCTGTACATTGTTATCTACAAGGAAAAATTTCAACATCAGCATCATAAGAAACTTAGATATCTTTACTTCATCTAAATTGactcttttctattatttttcagttatctcagaaaatttataaaaatctGTAAGGTTTAACATAATAGATACAAATCTTTTAGGTTATCTTTATATTTCGGATATAAacacttagaaaaagaaaaaaactttaaatGCAAATAGAAATTTTGAATTCAAAGTTTATTTTGCTTTAAGAGGCTATTACCTCTTATTATTTAATGATATATAGGGACCTATCTACTGAGAAATCATGTCATAtaaattccactgtcatgtatctaTACTTCCATAATCAAAACACCAAAAGGAAGATGGTAGAAAATTCTTTGCCTATAATATTAAATTCCAGTTATATAATTAGTTGTTATAAATAATTTTCAAGGTACTAGGCTGaaatatttaattgaattttttcatgagcttacctatatattttaaaatttgttcttataAGGAAAAATTAGTAGATTTACACAATTGTTTCTCATCCTATTTGCCATACCATGTGATTTTTGAGAAGAGCCAGAAAGATGAGAATGCTAtcaaaatgtaagaaaaaaatgaaaatggtaaGTGATTCATAAAGGTAAATATTTATGGTCATAAAAATTAGgaataaaaatatgttgaaatggttctctcacctagatttctctgagaataagcttttcaaatgctttctttcCTTTATGGTAATGCTGTCAGAATTTAGAATACATATGTAGCTTTCTCTCCAAAGCATTTGGGATCAGAAGAATAAAAGTTTCAGAGAATATTTAGAGATCAACTCTAATAATCATGTCTCTTACACTGCCCACTTAAAGTTTTCCATCATATCCTAAAGGGATCACCCTGCACTGAAATCATGTTATTCCCTGGAGATAATAAgtcctaaaaacaaataaactagTTGAAATTAATTAAAGATGTCTTGTGAGACAATGAGGTGAAAGTAAAGGCCCTTCACTGAAGTATTGTCTGATGAGCATCTTGCTGACTTGTACAGAATTATTCTAACTTCACAATTCTTTTGACACAGGAAAGTGGGGAGCTGAAACTCCAAACCTTGGTTCATGTGttataatgaaagaaaatttaaactcAGTCACAAAAAGCAATGCGAGAGAACTTTATTATAGGTGAAAATAAGGTAAAAACAAAGTGAGGCATAAGCAGAGAACACTCTCAATAGAGAGTGTGGGCTGTTTCCAAGCAGAGAACAATAAAGGAGACAATGCTAAGTCCCCAAATTTATTACTGTTTGATGTTAGGAGAACTAGGGACTGTATTTTGTACTCTTTGCCAATCAGGTGGTCAACTCCTCCTTCATGTCAGGTGGTGGACTTTTTGACCTTAGTCAAATTTCAGAAGTGTCACAGTGGCTATCCTATTTAGTGGGGCTTCGCCTACATGTCAATCCCATGTTAATGTGGGCACTGGGGTCAATAGCTGGTCAGAAGTTACCTTATTGTGCCTACAAGGAAATCTTGGAGTGCACCTGGATCAAAGCACTTCCAGAGAGGGTGAAGTGGGATTGCTTAAGCAGTCATGTCAAATCCAAGATGTTTAGGAGTAACAGTCCAGCGCCTCTTTTAATAAATGAGCAAGCCTCTATCCAATCCATTGATTCAACTTGACTTTCAAACTCAAGGACCAAGTGCTGAATCAAGCCAGCCTGACTCTGTCTGGACATGTCAGTGAGACAGTGGTATAAAAACAGTAGTAAGTGAAGGTAGcttcatgaacacacacacaaaaaggaatggcaatattttccagttctttatgtatttgcttttttcaaagataaaaaattctattataaaatttactttcatGCACATTGacataaaaactgaaaaaagagaGGACACATAGgcataaatgaataaaaggaaaatgaaaacatatgaaaTATGTAACTTTGATGGCTACCTAATAATAACTATGATTAATAGTATAATCTACATCTTTCCAGAATGTTTATTTTCCTTCAGAAAAGTGAAACCTTATTGAAAAGTGCTCTAAATTTCTCTATATCCCAGAAATGTCTCCATATTACCAAGTAAAAATCTACACATAAATTTCAAGGAAATAGCATTTCTAAATGCCCATAGCAAATTATCTCAAATACAATTCAAGAAAGCAATCTTATTTATAAtagctataaaataaaataaaatatcttgaTATAAATGAACCCAAAGATGTCAAGAATCTCTGCAATGAAAATTATGAAGaattgatgaaagaaattgaagtagAGACAAAAATTGTCCATGGAccagaagaattaatattgtcaaaaatatCCATACTAGccaaagcaatctacagattcaatcaATTGTCAACAAATTGTTAGTAACCTTATTCACAGAACTTGaaaataatcctaaaatttatataataGAATAAATGCcgggggttagggatgtggctcagtggttaagtgcccctgggttcaatccctggtacacaaacaaaaaaacaaacaacaacaacaacaataaacagaaacaaatatGCTAAATAACCAAAGCTATTTTAACATAAAGAAACAAAGCAGAAtgaatttataacacctgacttcAAGATATATTATAAAGTATTTGTTATCAAATAGCATAATTATCAAATAGCATAAAAAGAGACATATGGAACAATGGAGCAGAACAGTAAGCCTAGAAGTAAACCAATACATCTGTAGCTAAGAGATTTATAAAAGGATGCTAAGAATACATATTAGGATAAGAcattcatttaaataaataagctgctaaaatggagaagaaaaaaatcatgcagAAGATAAAACATCATCACCAGACTCTCAGTGTTTCCAAGAATCAACTAAATATTGATTGAAGACATAAATATCTAATGAACctatgaaactactagaagaaatacACAGAGAATGCTTTGAAAAATTGGAGTTTTTGTAGAAGAACCCAATAACAAGGAAACGAAAagcaaaaatagtaaaaataggcAAAAGGGATTGCATCAAACCAGAAAGCTTCAGCACAACAAAGGAAGTGAACAATAAAGTGAAGGAACAATCTACaaaacaggagaaaatatttgcaatatgTATATCTGACAAGGGGTTGATATACAGAACACATAAAGCAATAATTCAACAGCAATAAAAATAATGCAATTAAATATGGTTCTAAATATACCTAAGTAGATGTTTTCCAAATAAGATATATACATGACCAACAGGTATGTGAAAAATTTTTCAAGAAGGCTAACCATTTATGtaatgcaaaccaaaaccacaatgaaatataaCCTTACCTGTATAAGAATGGTCATTATGAAAAAGACTAATGATAATAAGTACTGGTGAGGATGCAGAGAAAAGGAAATTCTAAGGTACTATTGATAGGAAAGTAAATTAGTAGCACTATTATATAAACCCATTATTTATGGATTTTCCTAAAAAATGAAAGATAGCACTGTCAAATAATACAGCAATCCCACTATTGAATATATATCCAAAGTAAATGAAGTCAGTATATCAAAGAAACATCTATATCTAAGGGGCTGTACCTGGGCCTACATAATGGAGCGTAAACTTATGTTTCTTCCAGCAGTTGAAAAggcaaaaaagtattttttttttttttttttttgtagttgaaaaGTGTCTGTCTAATTCTTAAGTTTTTAATCGAACTTGAGTTGAAATTTGCTCTGGGTGGAAGATCTGTTTGGAGTTTTCACCAATtggattttcaattttcctagGACTGTTGGTTAAAAAGGCTATTTTTTTTCTGCAacacatgtttttggcacctttgccaAGTATCAGATGCTTGTATCTCTGtgaatttgtctctgtgtcttgtaattctattccattgatctttatgtctgttttaacatcaataccatgctgtttttgttactatagctctgtagtataatttgaaatcaggcATTATGGTGCCTTCAGCATTACTCTTCTTGCTTAGTGTGGATTTGGCTAGTTTTGTTtggtcttttattctttcaaatgaaCTTTAGGActgtttagatttttttaaaaataccacttAAAGTCTACATATCtacttatttttaattgttaTGCTTACAGAAATACAGTCACACACATATGAAAATCTTTATATAATTTAAGGAgctctaaaataaaaaatgtattgtGTTCAAGTAACTTTTATTTAATTACAAAATCCAGCAGAACTTGGCTGCAGGGCAGGTTTGTACCAGCATTTGTACCACAATTTGAAGATACTAGCCCTATTTttctaggaatatttttttttcttagtttttgaAGAATATCATAGACATTTTGATGGGAGTGGCAGTAAATATATATAGCactttgggtattttggtcattttgacaatattacttTTGTCCATTCAAGAGTATCGGAGATCATTCCatctttgatttatttatttatttttttggcgttctctagttttcattgtaaatcTCTTTCACCTTGATTTCTTTAATCCTAAGACTTTTTTGAGGTTTTTGTGAATGgtatagttttcctgatttctttctcaatgGATTCATTATTAGAGAAGAGGAAAGTTATTGATTGTTGTTTGTTTATCTTGAATCCTTCTACTTtggtgaattttaaaattatgtctgGAATTTTTTGATGGgatattttcagttttctttgataaagaatcatgtcatcagcaaactgagataaatttgactttttttttcctatttgtataaTTTTAATTTCCCTTTCTTGCCTTATTGCTCTGGCAAGAGATTCAAGAACTGTATGAAACAGTAATGATGAGAGTGGACATGTTAGTCTTATTCTGATTTTAAAGCAAATGCTCTCAGATTTTCTTTGTTGattatgatgttggctttgtgtTTGTTGTAAATAAGTTCCTTTGCAAAGTTGAGATATGTTTCTTTTATCTTAGGTTCCCTGGCATTTCTAACATGAATGGGTGTTGGATATTTTTAAAGCCTTATTGCATCTGTTGAGAtggtcatgtgattcttgtctttaattctatttatgtggtgaattatatttattgattggtgTGTGTTGAACCAACCTGACGTCCTTGAAATAAAATCCAATTGATCATCATGTACTATAGTCTTCATGTGTTTTGGAAGTTGTTTGCtaatattaaattaaatatttttgcatctatgttcatcagggaccaAATGCTATAGTCTGATAAAGTTTCTGCCCACTTTATAACCATAAATGGGGATTATATTCCAACAGGAATTTCAGAGGGGCAAACCGTATTCAACCCATCCCTTCACATAAGGAAAAGCTGAGACAATTTGTGCCCAGCACACACATCTTAAAGGAAATACTGAAAGTAAGTATTCTCAAGgtttttcatacacacacacacacacacacacactcacacacacacacactcaaaatacTAGCAATAGTAATTATGCAATTATATAATACTACTTAaggacattttcttttttcctctcataCCTGATTTATACAGAACGTATACAAGGAAATATGTAAACAATATAATTTTATACACAccaaatttagaaataaaatctTTGTGTACTATATTTGCCTATAATATTATAAAAGAGGTGGAGAGGAGGAAGAACATACTGGATTAAGGAAATAACGGCATGTTCTAcagtaaaaattataataatgtttATGCTTGTAATGTGTGAATTTGGTATTAATAACAATACAAAAACACAAGTGGGACAGTAATTAGAGCTATATTAGAGTAACACTTCTGTATATCACTATTTAAACCTATATATTATATAAAGAAGTCAAACTATATAAGCCTAACATAAATCTGAAGCTGATTCTGTCAAGAAGTATATGGTaagcatacacacagacacacaaattaAATAGAGAAAATCATTACTGCAACATTAGAAGATACTccccaaataaaaaatgaaagcagTGAAGGAAAAACAGAGGAATAAAAATACATGAGGCatgaaaaacacacaaaaaataaaatggaaaaaatttaACTAAATTAATAACATTAACTGTGAATATACAGAATAATCATATTAAAAGGCAAATTATCAGATTGGACAAAAAATGATCCAGTTATATCCTTGATATAAAAGGAACTGTTTAGAACAAAAAATTACAAAGAGATGGAGAGAAAAATGGTAGAAAACAATATATCATGCAAACAGCAACCAAAAATAAGTTGTAGATGTTATACTAGTAACAGACCAATTTGACTCTGAAAGAAAGACAATCAATAGAGATGAAAAGAACATTTCAAAATGATAGAAGTTCAGTCCTTCAGGATGATACAATTATTGTAATAAATATACATctaataacaaaatatatgacAAGCTGAAAGCAAAGACAGCAGAAAGAAACTTTACCACTCTGCTTTTGTTAATGGATAGAAGATCAGCAGGGAAATAAAAGATTTGAACtacactaataataaaatagaccaGACAGACATGTATAGGACACTCCAGCCAACATCAGAGTTTATATTCTCCAGTGTACACTGTATGTTAGTAAAAGCAAAACTAAATACAAATAAAAGGATAGAAATAATACCAACAAGGCTTGTCTGATTATAACAGAACGAAGTTGAGATATTACGATGCTAAATAATACATGGAAATCCAAGAGTATACCCTAAACAACTGTTCAAAGACCTAGTCATAAAGGAAAGTTGAAAACATTCACCTACGAGTTGCAGACAAAGTAGTGCTACTAGGGAATTAATTACTATAATTACGTCtattaagaagaaagaaaaagagctggAACAGATAGCCTAACTTTTCACTTTAAGAAAAATAGAGCATACTAAAGGTAAAACAAGAAGGAGAAAGATATTATAAATCTAAAACAGAAGTCAATGCAACagagaataaaaaaggaaaagggaaaattAAT encodes:
- the LOC143408529 gene encoding olfactory receptor 5K3-like; this encodes MTKDNYSLTTDFILMGFTDNPDLKTLLFIVFSAIYLVTMVGNLGLVALIYMERRLHTPMYIFLGNLALMDSCCPCAISPKMLQNFFSKDRRISLYECITQFYFFCFAETVDCFLLAAMAYDRYVAICRPLQYHTLMSKKLCIQMTTGAYIAGHLHPTIHVGLLFRLVFCGSHQINHFFCDVLPLYRLSCVNPYINELMVLILSGFIQIFTITVVLISYFYILFTIFTMKSKKGRGKALSTCASHFLSVSIFYGSLLFMYIRPNSFKEGNNDIPVAVFYTLVIPLLNPFIYSLRNKEVINVIKRIVIKR